ATTAAACAAACCGCATGCACGGTTTGTTTAAACTTTTATGTTAATTAAAACATTTATCTCTTTTACTGAATACCTCTCTCACGGAGCTTCAGTTGCCAGTTCCATGCAGAACGTAAAGTATCTTCCAAAGTTTCTACGGCTTTCCAACCCAGTTCATTATTTGCGAAATCAGGGTTTGCCCAAACCTTTTCGATATCACCTGCACGGCGTCCGACTATCTGGTAATTCAATTTCACACCGGTAGCTTTTTCAAAGCCATTGATTAATTCCAAAACGGAAACACCACGTCCCGTACCGATATTGAATACTTCTACTTTTTCTTTCTGTCCCTTTTCCAAGATACGACGGATAGCGATTACGTGTGCTTTAGCCAAGTCAACAACATTGATAAAGTCACGGATACAAGAGCCGTCAGGCGTATCATAATCATCACCAAACACGCTAAGTTTCTCACGGATACCCATAGCAGTCTGAGTGAGATAAGGAATCAGGTTTTGAGGAACACCATTCGGCAGTTCACCCAGCAATGCGGTAGGATGCGCGCCAATCGGATTGAAATAACGCAGCATGATAGCATTGATCGGAGCTCCGGAAGCTACTGTATCGCGAATAATCTCTTCATTAATTTGTTTGGTATTTCCATAAGGCGATTCCGCTTTCTTGATCGGGGCCTTTTCCGTTACCGGCAGTTCATCCGGCTGACCGTATACTGTACAAGAAGAAGAGAACACGATACCTTCCACTCCATGTTTAGGCATTAACTCGAGGAGATTGATTAAAGAAACGAGGTTGTTGCGATAATAAAGCAACGGTTTCTCCACTGATTCTCCAACTGCTTTGCTCGCTGCAAAGTGAATAATAGCCTTAATTCCTTTATATTTAGTAAACACAGCATCCAGACCTTCCAAATCGAGACAATCCAATTTCTCGAAAACCGGACGAATACCGGATACCTTCTCTATATTGTCAACAACGTCAGCGCTTGAATTTGATAAATTATCGATGATGATTACTTCATATCCACTGTTTTGTAGTTCTACTACGGTGTGCGAACCTATATATCCTGTTCCGCCCGTTACTAAAATTCTTTCTTTCATATTCTTTATAAATGGTTAGTTTCTCGGCTTTTTGTCGTTTGAGCTACAAATTTATGGAAATAAAATGGATTTGCAATAAATTGTCACGAAATTATTTATCAAAAAACCGTTTTGGTACGATTCGATGGTATTCAGGTATAAAAAAACAGCATTCAGGTACAAAAAAGAATTGGAAACCCGCAGCCTGTATGTCGCCATACACCGGAGTTCCCAATCCCATATTTAATTATCAACTGTAAGTCTTACACCACACCTGAGAATCCCATGAATGCCATGGCAAGCAGACCGGCGGTAATCAGGGCAATCGGAGTGCCTTGCATCCCTTTCGGGATTTTCACCAGGCTCATCTGTTCACGCAGTCCGGCAAAGAGTACCAGTGCCAGCCCGAAGCCCAAAGCCGTAGAGAAAGCATACACAACTCCTGTCAGCAAATCAAAGTCTTTCTGAATCACCAGGATAGCCACACCAAGAATACAACAGTTGGTCGTAATCAGCGGCAGGAACACACCCAATGCCTGATAAAGGGCCGGAGAGACTTTCTTCAGGATGATTTCCACCATCTGCACCAGTCCGGCAATCACCAGGATGAAAGTAATCGTCTGCAAGTATCCCAAACCGAAAACATCAAGGACAAACTTCTGAATCAGGAAGGTTACGATGGTGGCGATGGTCAGCACGAAAGCAACCGCAGCGCTCATACCCATCGCAGTTTCCACTTTCTTGGATACGCCGAGGAACGGACAGATACCCAAGAACTGCGACAACACGATGTTGTTTACAAAGATTGCCGAAATAAAAATCAATATATATTCCATAATTATTAAATTGAAAATTGAGAATTAAAAATTAAAAAATCAGAGAATGTGAAAGTGAAATTAAGAACATAGTTCATGTCTATTATTTCTCAATTCTCAATTTTCAATTCTCAATTTATTAATTATTGCAATGAGGTATCCCAAAGCGATGAAAGCGCCCGGAGCCAGTACAAATACCAACATTCCGTATTCTTCCGGCATGATTGTCAGGTCGAAAATCTTGCCTGTTCCCAGGAATTCGCGAACAGCACCCAGCAGAGTGAGGGCAATAGTAAAGCCCAATCCCATGCCGATACCGTCGAACATGGAAGCAATCGGATTATTTTTCGCGGCGAACGCTTCGGCACGTCCCAACACAATACAGTTTACTACAATCAACGGAATGAAAAGACCGAGCGTAGCATACAAATCCGGCACATAAGCTTGCATTATCATCTGAAGCAGCGTTACGAAAGACGCAATCACCACGATAAATGAAGGGATACGCACCATGTCCGGTATCAGGTTCTTGATGGAAGAGATTACCACGTTCGAGCAAATCAATACGAACATCGTGGCAAGCCCCATACCCATACCATTGATAGCCGATGAAGTCGTACCCAATGTGGGACACATACCAAGCAGGAGCACAAAAATAGGATTCTCTTTGACAATCCCGTTCATCATTACTTTAAAGTTATTCATACCTGTCTCCTTTCTTAATTAGCACTGATAGAATCAGTAAGTTCAACTTTAATCGTAGCTCCAGTAGCTGCATCCGCGTCTGCATTTTCACCGGCAGCCTTTTGAGAAGCACCGGTGACACCGTTCACTTCCCCACCCTCTGCTTTGTATGCCTGGTACGCTGCATTCACAGCATTCAGGAATGCGCGCGAGCTGATAGTAGACGCAGTGATAGCATCTATCGAGCCACCGTCTTTGCTCACAGTCAGCGGAGCTTCACCCGGATTCATACCCAGGATAGATTTTGTACTTTCTTCATGCGTCACGCCTTGTTCGCCTTTCGTGGGATCATAAGCGCCAAACCATTTGTCAGCTTTCGAACCCAGTCCCGGAGTTTCCGCATGAGCCAGCAGAGAGTAATTATAGATTTTGCCTTCGGCATTAAAGCCTACCAGCACTTTCAATTCACCGCCGAATCCCATCGACTTAGCTTCAACAGCCGTGCCGACCAGCTCTTCGCCGTTCTTTGCCGGATAGACGATAAAATCAACGAACTTCTTTCCGTCTTTCTCACCGAAAATAGTATCGCTTTCCGCTACCGGATTATTGGTAAATTCGGGAAGAACCTTCTTCAGCGCCTCGTTCAGCGTCTTCGCGTTCGCTTCAGCGATAGGGCCTTTGGTCAGTTCGTTCACATAAGCCAGTAACGCTACGGAGACAGCAGTCACACCCGTAAGCACCAGCAACATATTCTTTAAAGATGATTGTAACTTTTTCATTTCTTCTTCGCTACCTCCCCAAAGCGTTTAGGTTTACAATAGGTGTTAATCAGCGGAGTGAACGCATTCATAATCAGGATGGCGAATGACATACCTTCGGGATAGGCACCGAACAGACGGATAATGACCGTCAGCAGACCGATACAAACACCATAAATCAACATTCCTTTCTTGCTCATCGGAGAAGTCACGTAGTCGGTTGCCATAAAGACAGCACCCAGCATCAGACCGCCGGAGAGTAACTGCAATACCGGAGAAACATATTTTTCAGGATCTGCCAGGTGCATGATACCTGCAAATACGAATACAGTCACCAGGATAGATACAGGGATATGCCAAGTGATAATCTTCTTCCAAAGCATATAAACCAGCCCAATCAGCAGCGCCAACGCACTGACCTCACCGATACATCCGCCGTTCTGCCCGATCAACAGGCTCAAAGCATCCGGAATCTGGCTCAACGCAGAGGTATCGCCATGAATCGCCTGCTTCATCAACGCCAGCGGAGTAGCGCCGGTGGTGGCGTCCGTGTAAGCGGTCAACTGACCGACTACCGGCCAACTTGTCATCTGCACCGGGAAAGAGAGCAACAGGAACACACGTCCCGCCAATGCCGGGTTGAAAGGGTTGCAACCCAGTCCGCCAAAAGACATCTTGCCTACACCGATAGCAAACAGTGCGCCGAGGACGATAATCCAGATGGGCAGATTGGAAGGTAAGTTAAATGCCAGCAACACACCTGTGATAACGGCAGAGCCGTCGCAGACAGTCGTGGTCGGTTTCTTCATCAAATATTTTCCGATTGCCCATTCGAAGAACAAACAAGCCGCAACGGAAGTAGCTGTAACAATCAGGGCACCCAGTCCGAAGAAATAGAGAGACACCAGAAAAGCCGGAACCAGTGCAATCAGCACGCCGTACATGTTCTTCTTCACGCTGTCTCCGCCATGAACGTGGGGTGATAGTGATACGATTAATTTATTTTCCATATTCGTTATTTTTTAGCTTGACGTGCGCGAATCATAGCTCCTACTTTGCCTTTACCCAGACGACAGTAGTCGAGCAGCGGACGGTTGGCAGGACAAGTGAACTGGCAGGAGCCGCACTCGATGCAA
The DNA window shown above is from Bacteroides faecium and carries:
- a CDS encoding RnfABCDGE type electron transport complex subunit D; the encoded protein is MENKLIVSLSPHVHGGDSVKKNMYGVLIALVPAFLVSLYFFGLGALIVTATSVAACLFFEWAIGKYLMKKPTTTVCDGSAVITGVLLAFNLPSNLPIWIIVLGALFAIGVGKMSFGGLGCNPFNPALAGRVFLLLSFPVQMTSWPVVGQLTAYTDATTGATPLALMKQAIHGDTSALSQIPDALSLLIGQNGGCIGEVSALALLIGLVYMLWKKIITWHIPVSILVTVFVFAGIMHLADPEKYVSPVLQLLSGGLMLGAVFMATDYVTSPMSKKGMLIYGVCIGLLTVIIRLFGAYPEGMSFAILIMNAFTPLINTYCKPKRFGEVAKKK
- the rsxA gene encoding electron transport complex subunit RsxA, which produces MEYILIFISAIFVNNIVLSQFLGICPFLGVSKKVETAMGMSAAVAFVLTIATIVTFLIQKFVLDVFGLGYLQTITFILVIAGLVQMVEIILKKVSPALYQALGVFLPLITTNCCILGVAILVIQKDFDLLTGVVYAFSTALGFGLALVLFAGLREQMSLVKIPKGMQGTPIALITAGLLAMAFMGFSGVV
- the rsxE gene encoding electron transport complex subunit RsxE: MNNFKVMMNGIVKENPIFVLLLGMCPTLGTTSSAINGMGMGLATMFVLICSNVVISSIKNLIPDMVRIPSFIVVIASFVTLLQMIMQAYVPDLYATLGLFIPLIVVNCIVLGRAEAFAAKNNPIASMFDGIGMGLGFTIALTLLGAVREFLGTGKIFDLTIMPEEYGMLVFVLAPGAFIALGYLIAIINKLRIEN
- the galE gene encoding UDP-glucose 4-epimerase GalE, which encodes MKERILVTGGTGYIGSHTVVELQNSGYEVIIIDNLSNSSADVVDNIEKVSGIRPVFEKLDCLDLEGLDAVFTKYKGIKAIIHFAASKAVGESVEKPLLYYRNNLVSLINLLELMPKHGVEGIVFSSSCTVYGQPDELPVTEKAPIKKAESPYGNTKQINEEIIRDTVASGAPINAIMLRYFNPIGAHPTALLGELPNGVPQNLIPYLTQTAMGIREKLSVFGDDYDTPDGSCIRDFINVVDLAKAHVIAIRRILEKGQKEKVEVFNIGTGRGVSVLELINGFEKATGVKLNYQIVGRRAGDIEKVWANPDFANNELGWKAVETLEDTLRSAWNWQLKLRERGIQ
- a CDS encoding RnfABCDGE type electron transport complex subunit G, which gives rise to MKKLQSSLKNMLLVLTGVTAVSVALLAYVNELTKGPIAEANAKTLNEALKKVLPEFTNNPVAESDTIFGEKDGKKFVDFIVYPAKNGEELVGTAVEAKSMGFGGELKVLVGFNAEGKIYNYSLLAHAETPGLGSKADKWFGAYDPTKGEQGVTHEESTKSILGMNPGEAPLTVSKDGGSIDAITASTISSRAFLNAVNAAYQAYKAEGGEVNGVTGASQKAAGENADADAATGATIKVELTDSISAN